The following proteins are co-located in the Amphiprion ocellaris isolate individual 3 ecotype Okinawa chromosome 7, ASM2253959v1, whole genome shotgun sequence genome:
- the mlnr gene encoding motilin receptor gives MPWTRPQVDLHAGEAAEAMDPSADDHHYEGSLFPTSTLIPVTVIYILIFIVGVTGNTMTILIIQHFKDMKTTTNLYLSSMAVSDLIIFLCLPFDLYRLWKYVPWMFGEAVCRFYHYIFEGCTSATILHITALSIERYVAISFPLRSKVVLTRRRVQYIILALWGFALASAAPTLFLIGVEYDNDTHPDFNTGQCKHTSYAISSGQLHIMIWVSSAYFFCPMLCLIFLYGSIGCKLWKSKNDLQGPCAMARERSHRQTVKILVVVVLAFIICWLPYHIGRNLFAQVDDYEGAMLSQKFNMASMMLCYLSASINPVVYNLMSRKYRAAAKRLFLLHQRPRQAHRGQRQLCVIDHISTLNESLTGV, from the exons ATGCCCTGGACCAGACCCCAGGTGGACCTTCATGCTGGTGAAGCAGCAGAGGCCATGGACCCGAGCGCCGACGACCACCACTACGAGGGCTCCCTGTTCCCCACCTCCACCCTCATCCCTGTCACCGTCATCtacatcctcatcttcatcgtAGGGGTGACGGGCAACACCATGACCATCCTCATCATCCAGCACTTCAAGGACATGAAGACCACCACCAACCTGTACCTGTCCAGCATGGCGGTGTCGGACCTCATCATCTTCCTGTGCCTGCCCTTCGACCTGTACCGCCTGTGGAAGTACGTGCCCTGGATGTTTGGGGAGGCCGTGTGCCGCTTCTATCACTACATCTTCGAGGGCTGCACCTCGGCCACCATCCTCCACATCACGGCTCTGAGCATCGAGCGCTACGTGGCCATCAGCTTCCCCCTCCGGAGCAAGGTGGTGTTGACCAGACGCAGGGTCCAGTACATCATCTTAGCCCTGTGGGGGTTCGCCTTGGCTTCTGCGGCTCCCACGCTCTTCCTGATAGGGGTGGAGTACGACAATGACACCCACCCGGACTTCAACACGGGGCAGTGCAAGCACACCAGCTACGCCATCAGCTCCGGGCAGCTGCACATCATGATCTGGGTGTCCAGCGCCTACTTCTTCTGCCCGATGCTTTGCCTCATCTTTCTCTATGGCTCCATCGGGTGCAAGTTGTGGAAAAGCAAAAATGACCTGCAGGGCCCCTGTGCAATGGCCCGAGAAAGGTCACACAGGCAAACTGTCAAGATTCTGG tggtggtggtgctggccTTCATCATCTGCTGGCTGCCCTACCACATCGGCAGGAACCTCTTCGCCCAGGTGGACGACTATGAGGGGGCCATGCTGAGCCAGAAATTCAATATGGCCTCCATGATGCTGTGCTACCTCAGCGCCTCCATCAACCCCGTCGTCTACAACCTCATGTCTCGGAAGTACAGAGCTGCCGCCAAACGCCTCTTCCTGCTGCACCAGCGGCCCAGACAAGCCCACCGCGGCCAGAGACAGCTCTGCGTGATCGATCACATCTCCACACTGAACGAAAGCCTGACCGGGGTCTGA